The stretch of DNA TTGCCCTAATCCATGCTCTGTTGGAATTAACAATAACAACTTATCTAATTATACTGTTTACCCTAATCCAACAACAAGTATAGTAAATATTGTAGGTCAACAACAATTTGTAGAAGTTTATTCGGTTGACGGAAAATTACTTTTTCAAGATTTGACCAAACAAATAAATATTGGAAACTATAAAAGTGGAATGTATTTTTTGGTAATAAAAGATAAAGAAGGAAATCAGCTCTATACCGAGAAACTAATAAAAGAATAAAAGAAAAGCCGCGTTAAGCGGCTTTTTTTATAATGTTACTTTAATATTTAATTCGTCGAGCTGTTTATTATCGATTGTTGCTGGAGCATCAATCATCACATCTCGTCCGCTATTGTTTTTTGGAAATGCTATAAAATCACGAATGGTTTCTTGTCCACCAAATAAGGCACAAAGCCTATCAAAACCTAAAGCAATTCCACCGTGAGGAGGTGCACCATATTCGAAGGCATTCATTAAAAATCCAAATTGAGCTTGAGCTTCTTCTTTGGTAAATCCTAATAAATCGAACATTCTTGATTGTACAGCTCTATCGTGTATACGGATAGAACCACCACCAATCTCAGTTCCGTTTAACACTAAATCGTAAGCATTTGCTCTAACTTTTCCTGGGTCAGTATCCAATAAAGCTAAATCTTCAGTTTTTGGAGAAGTAAACGGATGATGCATAGCATGGAAACGCTTACTTTCTTCGTCCCATTCTAATAAAGGAAAATCGTACACCCAAAGCGGAGCATAAATATCAGGGTTTCTCAATCCCAATTGGTTTCCTAAATGCAAACGTAAATCGTTCATTTGTTTTTGTGCAGCTGCTAAATCACCCGAAAGCACCAAGATTAAATCACCTGCTTTTGCACTACATGCTGATGCCCATTTTTTTAATTCGTCTTCGCTGTAAAATTTATCAACTGACGATTTGAATGTTCCATCTTCGTTGCAACGTAAATAAATCATGCCTTTAGCTCCAACTTGCGGTCTTTTTACAAAGTCAGTTAATTCATCTAATTGTTTTCTAGTAAATGAAGCACAATTTTCAGCATTTATAGCAATAACTGTTTCGGCATCATCAAAAATGGCAAAACCTTTATTTTTAACAATATCAGTAAGGTAATTAAACTGCATTCCAAAACGGATATCTGGTTTATCACAACCATAATTCAGCATAGCATCAGCATAGCTCATTCTTGGAAATGAATCAAAATCAATTCCTTTAGTAACTTGAAACAAATGAACCATCAAGGCTTCAAAAGTTTGTAAAATATCTTCTTGAGTTACAAAAGCCATTTCACAGTCAATTTGAGTAAACTCTGGCTGACGGTCTGCTCTTAAATCCTCATCTCTAAAACAACGTACAATTTGATAATACCTGTCGTAACCACTCACCATTAACAATTGTTTAAAGGTTTGTGGCGATTGAGGTAAAGCATAAAACTGACCTGGATTCATTCTACTTGGCACAACAAAATCACGAGCACCTTCTGGAGTTGATTTAATCAAGTAAGGAGTTTCGATTTCTAGAAAATTAATGCTGTCTAAATATTTTCTAACTTCAATAGAAAGTCGGTGTCTTAATTCAATATTGTTACGTAAAGGATTTCTTCTCAAATCCAAATAACGATATTGCATACGTAATTCCTCGCCACCATCCGTTTCGTTTTC from Flavobacteriales bacterium encodes:
- the aspS gene encoding aspartate--tRNA ligase encodes the protein MYRSHTNGELRINNVNQEVTLCGWVQKKRDLGAMTFVDLRDRYGITQLVFSENQSELTANLGREFVVQVTGKVAERQSKNNNIPTGDIEIIVTNLTILNKSKTPPFTIENETDGGEELRMQYRYLDLRRNPLRNNIELRHRLSIEVRKYLDSINFLEIETPYLIKSTPEGARDFVVPSRMNPGQFYALPQSPQTFKQLLMVSGYDRYYQIVRCFRDEDLRADRQPEFTQIDCEMAFVTQEDILQTFEALMVHLFQVTKGIDFDSFPRMSYADAMLNYGCDKPDIRFGMQFNYLTDIVKNKGFAIFDDAETVIAINAENCASFTRKQLDELTDFVKRPQVGAKGMIYLRCNEDGTFKSSVDKFYSEDELKKWASACSAKAGDLILVLSGDLAAAQKQMNDLRLHLGNQLGLRNPDIYAPLWVYDFPLLEWDEESKRFHAMHHPFTSPKTEDLALLDTDPGKVRANAYDLVLNGTEIGGGSIRIHDRAVQSRMFDLLGFTKEEAQAQFGFLMNAFEYGAPPHGGIALGFDRLCALFGGQETIRDFIAFPKNNSGRDVMIDAPATIDNKQLDELNIKVTL